In Quercus lobata isolate SW786 chromosome 12, ValleyOak3.0 Primary Assembly, whole genome shotgun sequence, a genomic segment contains:
- the LOC115971037 gene encoding LIM domain-containing protein WLIM2b-like, with protein sequence MAFSGTLQKCKACDKTVHVIELFTADGVPYHKTCFKCSHCNGILAMSRYSSMDGVLYCKPHFEQLFKETGSFTKKFQTSGRPQNDLNRTPSKLSSMFSGTQEKCAVCKKTVYPLEKVTIEGDFYHKSCFRCAHGRCFLTQSSYASLDGFLYCKHHFSQLFKEKGSYNHLTKTASLKKNGAVLPEVKHEEKTKLSTVPEAEPRQDHEQ encoded by the exons ATGGCATTCAGTGGGACACTGCAGAAATGCAAGGCTTGCGACAAGACCGTTCATGTCATAGAATTGTTTACAGCTGATGGTGTTCCTTATCATAAGACCTGCTTTAAATGCAGTCACTGTAATGGAATTCTAGCG ATGAGCAGATACTCCTCCATGGATGGAGTCTTATACTGCAAGCCTCATTTCGAGCAACTCTTCAAGGAGACTGGTAGTTTCACTAAAAAATTCCAGACAT CTGGAAGGCCACAAAACGATCTG AATCGTACGCCTAGCAAGCTCTCCTCCATGTTTTCTGGGACACAAGAGAAATGTGCAGTTTGCAAAAAAACAGTATACCCGCTGGAGAAA GTGACTATTGAGGGAGATTTTTATCACAAGTCATGCTTCAGGTGTGCTCATGGTCGCTGTTTCCTTACACAATCATCCTATGCTTCTTTGGATGGATTTCTGTACTGCAAGCACCACTTTTCTCAATTGTTCAAGGAGAAGGGAAGCTACAATCATCTAACCAAAACTGCTTCACTGAAAAAAAATGGAGCAGTGTTACCTGAAGTGAAACAtgaggaaaaaacaaaactatcAACAGTACCAGAAGCAGAACCTCGACAGGACCACGAGCAATAG
- the LOC115972284 gene encoding hsp70-Hsp90 organizing protein 3-like isoform X2: MNRKLKENFLTLKSKGKDAFKRKDYLGAICWYTKAINAEPSDATVLSNRSLCWALLNEGSRALPDAEACIALRPDWPKAYYREGVAYMLLKDFVKSAYSFNKGLELDPKNEELQMAFWESCWVCD, translated from the exons ATGAACCGAAAGTTAAAGGAGAACTTTTTGACCTTAAAATCCAAGGGAAAAGATGCTTTTAAGAGAAAGGATTATCTTGGTGCGATATGTTGGTATACAAAG GCAATAAACGCAGAGCCCTCTGATGCTACTGTGTTATCGAACCGAAGTTTGTGTTGGGCTCTCTTGAATGAAGGAAGTCGTGCTTTACCTGATGCTGAGGCTTGTATTGCATTAAGGCCGGACTGGCCAAAGGCATACTACAGGGAAGGTGTAGCATACATGTTATTAAAA GATTTTGTGAAATCTGCATATTCGTTTAATAAGGGATTAGAGCTGGATCCCAAGAATGAGGAGCTTCAAATGGCTTTCTG GGAAAGCTGTTGGGTTTGTGATTAG
- the LOC115972284 gene encoding hsp70-Hsp90 organizing protein 3-like isoform X1, producing MNRKLKENFLTLKSKGKDAFKRKDYLGAICWYTKAINAEPSDATVLSNRSLCWALLNEGSRALPDAEACIALRPDWPKAYYREGVAYMLLKDFVKSAYSFNKGLELDPKNEELQMAFWYWLLSTIRVHLVAYKKYLNIWVFVYKLLF from the exons ATGAACCGAAAGTTAAAGGAGAACTTTTTGACCTTAAAATCCAAGGGAAAAGATGCTTTTAAGAGAAAGGATTATCTTGGTGCGATATGTTGGTATACAAAG GCAATAAACGCAGAGCCCTCTGATGCTACTGTGTTATCGAACCGAAGTTTGTGTTGGGCTCTCTTGAATGAAGGAAGTCGTGCTTTACCTGATGCTGAGGCTTGTATTGCATTAAGGCCGGACTGGCCAAAGGCATACTACAGGGAAGGTGTAGCATACATGTTATTAAAA GATTTTGTGAAATCTGCATATTCGTTTAATAAGGGATTAGAGCTGGATCCCAAGAATGAGGAGCTTCAAATGGCTTTCTGGTATTGGCTTCTATCCACAATCCGGGTTCATCTTGTGGCTTATAAGAAGTATTTGAATATTTGGGTGTTTGTCtataaacttcttttttaa